A genomic stretch from Chitinophaga agri includes:
- a CDS encoding penicillin-binding protein 1A, whose product MKKSVKILWITVLSLTGIFLLLILLVNFRIIGNMPSMETLENPRAALASEVIAEDGTILGKYYQVDRSSSDYNEISKNVINALVATEDVRFYEHSGIDPYATVAIPFYLAIGKKRGSSTITQQLALNLQYDNTGTGRARNFIERSFQKMQEWLIAVRLERNFTKEEIITLYLNTVPFGDNVYGIENGARTFFSKDAGHLSIEEAATLVGMLKGTNLYNPRRNPVSAMNRRNTVIDLMQKNGFITKPEAAAAASKPIVLRYNKVDHNKGLAPYFREVLRDELKTWCKEHKKADGSEYNLYRDGLKIYTTINPRMQLYAEEAVSHHLKDLQKVFASQANIKSGSVWKNWQSYVDRYMKESDRYKAMKADGASDEDIKKAFNTPTKMKVFAWKSFTEPELNELDTIMTPIDSIKYMRVMLQAGFMALDPESGEIKAWVGGPDFRYFKNDHVAKTRRQVGSTFKPFLYTFAIMNGFSPNQMLPNEPVSFPKYNWTLTRNSEGSVGGNISMAGALAKSLNLVSAYLIKQLGPQAVADFAKNKIGFSAEIPPYPSISLGTPEISLFEMLQAYTMFPARGIITKPIYITRIEDRNGNILQTFAPEKREVISENESYTMVKMMQGVTGPGGTSARLRFRYGIQGEVAGKTGTTNDNTDGWFMGFTPQLLAGAWVGCENNFIHFSSTANGQGANTGLPIWAYFFQKVYADKTLKIDEKATFSIPQSINSEFYETFEPNQEGGAIPVDQGSGTAEEYGAEPAIDVNEYEPQADREARDRERAKQQEANKDKPIKSTMPAPRPVTKPQ is encoded by the coding sequence ATGAAAAAATCGGTTAAAATATTGTGGATCACAGTGTTATCACTGACTGGAATTTTCCTGTTATTGATATTGCTAGTCAATTTCCGCATTATTGGCAACATGCCATCCATGGAAACCCTGGAAAACCCAAGGGCTGCCCTTGCATCTGAAGTGATCGCCGAAGATGGTACCATTCTCGGTAAATACTATCAGGTAGACAGGTCCAGTTCTGACTACAATGAAATTTCTAAAAACGTTATTAACGCACTGGTTGCTACAGAAGACGTGCGCTTTTATGAGCACTCTGGTATTGACCCGTACGCGACTGTTGCTATTCCCTTTTACCTGGCGATCGGCAAGAAAAGAGGTTCCAGTACTATTACCCAGCAGCTGGCGCTTAACCTGCAGTATGACAATACCGGTACCGGACGTGCGAGAAATTTTATTGAAAGAAGCTTCCAGAAAATGCAGGAATGGCTCATTGCAGTGCGCCTGGAAAGGAACTTCACAAAAGAAGAGATCATTACGCTGTATTTAAACACAGTACCTTTTGGTGATAACGTCTATGGTATAGAAAACGGTGCGCGTACCTTCTTCAGTAAAGATGCAGGTCACCTGTCCATCGAAGAAGCCGCAACCCTCGTTGGCATGCTGAAGGGTACCAACCTGTATAACCCACGCAGGAATCCGGTATCTGCAATGAACCGCCGTAACACCGTGATAGATCTGATGCAAAAGAACGGTTTCATTACCAAACCGGAAGCTGCGGCAGCAGCAAGCAAACCAATCGTATTACGGTATAATAAGGTAGATCATAACAAAGGTCTGGCACCTTATTTCAGGGAAGTATTACGTGACGAACTGAAAACATGGTGTAAAGAACATAAGAAAGCAGACGGTTCCGAGTATAACCTGTACCGTGATGGTCTTAAAATATATACTACGATCAATCCACGCATGCAGCTGTATGCCGAGGAGGCAGTAAGTCATCACCTGAAAGACCTGCAGAAAGTATTTGCTTCACAGGCAAATATTAAATCAGGTAGTGTGTGGAAAAACTGGCAGAGTTATGTTGATCGTTACATGAAAGAGTCTGACCGTTATAAGGCCATGAAAGCGGATGGTGCTTCTGATGAAGATATCAAAAAAGCCTTTAACACGCCTACTAAAATGAAGGTGTTTGCCTGGAAGAGCTTTACCGAACCTGAACTGAATGAACTGGACACGATCATGACCCCGATAGACTCTATCAAGTACATGAGAGTGATGCTGCAGGCAGGTTTTATGGCACTTGATCCGGAAAGTGGAGAGATCAAAGCCTGGGTGGGCGGTCCTGACTTCCGTTATTTCAAGAACGACCACGTCGCTAAAACCCGCAGACAGGTAGGTTCTACTTTCAAACCTTTCCTGTACACATTTGCGATCATGAATGGCTTTTCACCTAACCAGATGTTACCTAACGAACCGGTATCATTCCCTAAATATAACTGGACGCTGACCCGTAATTCAGAAGGTAGTGTAGGTGGTAATATTTCTATGGCTGGTGCGCTCGCTAAATCACTCAACCTGGTATCAGCATACCTCATTAAACAGTTAGGTCCGCAGGCAGTCGCTGACTTTGCGAAGAACAAGATCGGCTTCAGCGCGGAAATTCCTCCTTACCCTTCCATTTCCCTGGGTACACCGGAAATCTCGCTGTTCGAAATGCTGCAGGCCTATACCATGTTCCCAGCCCGCGGTATCATCACAAAACCAATTTATATCACCCGTATAGAAGACAGAAATGGTAATATTCTTCAGACATTCGCACCTGAAAAACGCGAGGTGATCAGTGAGAATGAATCTTATACCATGGTAAAAATGATGCAGGGGGTAACTGGTCCTGGTGGTACTTCTGCACGTCTGCGTTTCCGTTATGGCATCCAGGGCGAAGTGGCCGGTAAAACAGGTACTACGAATGATAATACCGATGGCTGGTTCATGGGCTTCACACCACAACTGCTGGCAGGTGCATGGGTAGGTTGTGAAAATAACTTTATTCACTTCAGTTCTACTGCAAATGGTCAGGGGGCTAATACGGGCCTCCCCATATGGGCATACTTCTTCCAGAAAGTATATGCAGATAAGACACTGAAAATTGATGAGAAAGCGACCTTTTCTATTCCTCAGTCTATTAACAGTGAGTTCTACGAGACATTCGAGCCCAACCAGGAAGGAGGTGCTATTCCTGTAGATCAGGGTAGTGGTACGGCTGAAGAATATGGAGCAGAACCTGCAATAGATGTGAATGAGTATGAGCCGCAGGCAGATAGGGAAGCAAGAGACAGAGAGCGGGCAAAACAACAGGAAGCGAATAAGGACAAACCAATTAAATCTACAATGCCAGCACCAAGGCCGGTAACGAAACCGCAATAA
- a CDS encoding M20/M25/M40 family metallo-hydrolase yields MKYLLFLITATTVYSGAYAQDYQPSATRIQKTVSYLASEKLKGRGTAEKGGIKASNYVAKQFKALGLKPGNGDSYFQPFTFDRKEHKNIPSRNVIGYLDNGAAKTIIIGAHYDHLGTAGLFDGKYPIGQIHNGADDNASGVAGLLELARYYTENGVKEPFNFLFISFGGEELGLQGSKYFTANPTMPLANAHFMLNMDMIGRYNEERGLGIGGYGTAQEWPAVFKEAQEPGIKYFTDGSGKGASDHHNFYMHDVPVIFLHTGPHDDYHKPTDDVEKLKAKEEALVLKLGIQLINNAMKYAEIHYVENEKKVEDKK; encoded by the coding sequence ATGAAGTACTTATTGTTTCTTATTACGGCTACAACTGTTTATAGTGGTGCCTACGCACAGGACTACCAGCCATCTGCCACCCGTATTCAAAAGACGGTCTCTTACCTGGCATCTGAAAAATTAAAGGGCCGCGGTACTGCCGAAAAAGGTGGTATCAAAGCCAGCAATTATGTAGCTAAACAATTCAAAGCACTGGGGCTGAAACCAGGTAACGGGGACAGTTACTTTCAGCCCTTCACTTTCGACAGGAAAGAACACAAGAACATTCCCAGCCGCAATGTGATCGGTTACCTGGATAACGGCGCTGCCAAAACGATCATCATTGGCGCTCACTATGATCACCTGGGCACAGCCGGATTGTTTGATGGTAAATACCCCATCGGACAGATCCATAACGGTGCGGATGACAATGCATCCGGTGTTGCCGGATTGCTTGAACTGGCCAGGTACTATACGGAGAATGGTGTGAAAGAACCTTTTAACTTCCTGTTTATCTCTTTTGGTGGGGAAGAACTGGGATTGCAGGGGTCCAAATACTTCACTGCCAACCCTACTATGCCGCTGGCCAACGCGCATTTCATGCTCAATATGGATATGATCGGTCGTTATAATGAGGAAAGAGGCCTGGGTATAGGTGGATATGGCACTGCGCAGGAATGGCCCGCCGTATTTAAAGAAGCACAGGAACCTGGTATCAAATACTTCACTGATGGTTCCGGTAAAGGCGCCTCTGATCACCATAACTTCTACATGCATGATGTACCGGTAATTTTCCTGCATACTGGTCCGCATGACGATTACCACAAACCAACCGATGATGTGGAAAAGCTGAAGGCAAAGGAAGAAGCACTGGTATTAAAATTGGGTATTCAGCTGATTAACAATGCGATGAAGTATGCTGAAATACACTACGTGGAGAATGAGAAGAAGGTAGAAGATAAGAAGTAG
- the yidC gene encoding membrane protein insertase YidC has product MDRNSVIGFALLGVLFVGYIFFNNKQQVAAKKEKARQDSLANLNKPKPVDTAAYVTGGAPDSSKLASAYGTFAGAANGAIQTTVLENEVLKITFSNQGGQPSQVQLKKFKDFEGKPLLLANSSFNRISLQVPANNNTLLNTADLFFTGGTVQKLTDGSQAISYRLPTSNPEQYLEYVYTLKQDGYAVDFDIHAIGLENVLPASQKTLSLQWDSENDKQEQDMQNERQNNQVHYRDTDGKHDYFTLQRTGSQKWDNKLQWVSVKQQFFNTTFIARKDAFFGGADITTKVPESGNIVGQTFTKLEIPYNRAHDFSFPIEIYYGPNHYKTLKSFDIGLESIIPLGSGIFAFVKYVNKWIIIPVFNFLSGFIGNYGLIIILLTVFIRLLIAPFTYQSYVSQAKMKVLKPEIDELKAKYADDQQTFGMEQMKLFKSAGVNPLGGCLPALMQLPILVAMYSFFPSSIELRQESFLWAKDLSAYDSILNLPFEIPFYGNHVSLFTLLMTATSLMLAFNNRGMADQSNPVMKYMPYVFPIMLLGIFNRLASALTFYYFLSNVISIGLQWVIQKFFVNHDKIHAQIQENKKKPASKSKWQGKLEEMQKKQQEMQKRQQDIQQRKKQ; this is encoded by the coding sequence ATGGACAGAAACTCAGTCATTGGCTTTGCACTGCTGGGAGTGTTGTTTGTCGGTTACATCTTCTTCAACAACAAACAACAGGTTGCTGCAAAAAAAGAGAAGGCCCGTCAGGATTCTCTCGCTAATCTAAATAAGCCGAAACCTGTTGATACTGCCGCCTATGTTACAGGTGGCGCACCTGATTCCAGTAAACTGGCAAGTGCTTATGGTACTTTTGCCGGTGCTGCTAATGGTGCTATTCAGACAACCGTTCTGGAAAACGAGGTGCTGAAAATCACCTTCTCTAACCAGGGTGGTCAGCCATCTCAGGTACAACTGAAAAAGTTCAAGGACTTTGAAGGAAAACCACTGTTGCTTGCAAACAGCTCTTTCAACCGTATTTCCCTGCAGGTCCCTGCTAATAACAATACCTTATTAAATACTGCTGATCTCTTCTTTACCGGCGGTACCGTGCAGAAACTCACAGATGGCAGCCAGGCCATCTCTTACCGCCTGCCTACCTCTAATCCTGAACAATACCTGGAGTATGTATATACCCTGAAGCAGGATGGTTACGCGGTAGATTTTGACATTCATGCCATCGGTCTGGAAAATGTACTGCCTGCCAGTCAGAAAACCCTGTCCTTACAGTGGGATTCTGAAAATGACAAACAGGAACAAGACATGCAGAACGAACGCCAGAACAATCAGGTTCACTACCGCGATACTGATGGCAAACACGATTACTTCACTTTACAGCGTACCGGAAGCCAGAAATGGGACAATAAGCTGCAGTGGGTAAGTGTTAAACAGCAGTTCTTCAATACGACCTTCATTGCCAGAAAGGATGCTTTCTTCGGTGGTGCTGATATCACTACCAAAGTACCTGAGAGTGGCAATATCGTAGGACAGACTTTCACCAAGCTGGAAATTCCCTACAACCGTGCACATGACTTCTCTTTCCCTATAGAGATCTACTACGGTCCTAACCACTACAAGACCTTAAAATCCTTTGATATCGGACTGGAAAGCATCATTCCGCTGGGTTCAGGTATCTTCGCTTTCGTAAAATATGTGAACAAATGGATCATTATCCCTGTGTTCAACTTCCTGAGCGGATTTATCGGAAACTACGGTCTGATCATCATCCTGCTGACTGTATTCATCCGTTTACTGATCGCGCCTTTCACCTACCAGAGCTATGTCTCACAGGCCAAGATGAAAGTGCTGAAACCAGAAATAGATGAACTGAAAGCGAAATATGCTGATGACCAGCAGACCTTCGGTATGGAGCAAATGAAGTTATTCAAGAGCGCAGGTGTGAATCCGCTCGGTGGTTGTTTACCAGCCCTGATGCAGTTACCTATCCTGGTGGCGATGTATAGCTTCTTCCCATCTTCTATCGAACTGAGACAGGAAAGCTTCCTGTGGGCCAAAGACCTTTCTGCCTACGATTCCATCCTGAACCTGCCTTTCGAGATTCCGTTCTACGGTAACCACGTCAGCCTGTTCACCCTGCTGATGACCGCTACCAGCTTAATGCTGGCGTTCAACAACCGTGGTATGGCTGATCAGAGCAATCCGGTAATGAAATACATGCCTTATGTATTCCCGATCATGCTGTTAGGTATCTTCAACCGTCTGGCATCTGCACTGACCTTCTACTACTTCCTGTCAAACGTGATCAGTATCGGTTTGCAGTGGGTGATCCAGAAGTTCTTTGTGAATCACGACAAGATCCATGCACAGATCCAGGAGAATAAAAAGAAACCTGCTTCCAAATCAAAATGGCAGGGCAAACTGGAAGAAATGCAGAAGAAACAACAGGAAATGCAAAAACGTCAACAGGATATACAACAGCGTAAAAAGCAATAG
- a CDS encoding CTP synthase — MAKYIFVTGGVTSSLGKGIIAASLAKLLQARGFRVTIQKFDPYINVDPGTLNPYEHGECFVTEDGAETDLDLGHYERFLNTPTSQANNVTTGRIYQTVINKEREGAYLGKTVQVVPHITDEIKRRILLLGKDGKHDIVITELGGTVGDIESLPYIEAVRQLQWELDEQDCLVVHLTLIPYLRAAKELKTKPTQHSVKMMSENGVHPDVIVCRTEEPMYNDLKKKIALFCNVTPDAVIEATDMSTIYEVPLEMLREKLDVICMKKLGIPVEKEPDMTKWRTFLDKLKYPKSKVTIGLIGKYVELQDAYKSILESFIHAGAMNECKVVVQNIHSEFLTHDNVAEKLRNLDGLLVAPGFGHRGIEGKIVAIQYARENNLPFFGICLGMQMAVVEFARNVIGWTDAHSTEMNPETPHAVIGLMEEQKKITVKGGTMRLGAYSCDLIPGSKAAAIYDSTQISERHRHRYEFNGQYLADFEKAGMVPSGRNPESGLVEMVELPDHPFFVGCQFHPELKSTVEAPAPLFVHFIASAKQYAEDKTNKAKIAEEKIAHQ, encoded by the coding sequence ATGGCAAAATATATCTTCGTTACGGGAGGTGTTACTTCCTCGTTGGGTAAAGGAATTATAGCTGCCTCGCTGGCAAAACTATTGCAGGCACGTGGCTTTAGAGTGACAATTCAGAAATTCGATCCATATATTAATGTGGATCCGGGAACATTAAACCCTTACGAACACGGTGAGTGCTTTGTAACTGAAGATGGCGCCGAAACTGACCTTGACCTTGGGCACTATGAGCGTTTTCTGAATACGCCTACTTCTCAGGCGAATAACGTGACTACAGGCCGTATTTATCAGACTGTTATTAACAAAGAGCGTGAAGGCGCCTATCTGGGTAAAACCGTACAGGTAGTTCCGCATATCACGGATGAGATTAAACGTCGTATCCTGCTGTTGGGTAAAGATGGTAAACATGATATCGTCATTACCGAACTGGGTGGTACTGTGGGTGATATCGAGTCCCTGCCTTACATTGAGGCGGTTCGTCAGTTACAGTGGGAGCTGGATGAGCAGGATTGCCTGGTAGTGCATCTGACCCTTATTCCTTACCTGCGTGCTGCAAAAGAGCTGAAAACCAAGCCTACTCAGCACTCTGTTAAGATGATGAGCGAAAACGGTGTACATCCTGATGTGATCGTTTGTCGTACAGAAGAGCCCATGTATAATGATCTGAAAAAGAAAATTGCACTGTTCTGTAACGTAACGCCTGATGCAGTAATTGAGGCTACAGACATGAGCACCATTTACGAAGTGCCGCTGGAAATGCTGCGTGAGAAACTGGATGTGATCTGTATGAAGAAGCTGGGTATTCCTGTTGAAAAGGAACCAGATATGACCAAATGGCGTACATTCCTGGATAAGCTGAAATATCCGAAATCCAAAGTGACCATCGGTCTGATCGGAAAATATGTGGAACTGCAGGATGCTTACAAATCTATCCTCGAGTCCTTTATTCATGCCGGTGCTATGAATGAATGTAAAGTAGTGGTACAGAACATCCATTCAGAGTTCCTGACACACGATAACGTTGCTGAAAAGCTGCGTAATCTAGACGGTCTGCTGGTAGCACCTGGTTTTGGTCACCGCGGTATTGAAGGTAAGATCGTTGCCATTCAGTATGCCCGTGAAAATAACCTGCCTTTCTTCGGTATCTGTCTGGGTATGCAGATGGCTGTCGTAGAATTTGCGCGTAATGTGATCGGCTGGACCGATGCACACTCTACCGAAATGAACCCTGAAACACCTCACGCGGTGATCGGTCTCATGGAAGAGCAGAAGAAAATTACTGTAAAAGGTGGTACAATGCGGCTTGGTGCTTACAGCTGTGACCTGATCCCTGGTTCAAAAGCGGCTGCCATCTATGATAGTACCCAGATAAGCGAACGCCACCGTCACCGCTACGAATTTAACGGTCAGTACCTGGCTGATTTCGAAAAGGCTGGTATGGTTCCTTCCGGCCGTAACCCGGAAAGCGGCCTGGTTGAAATGGTGGAATTACCGGATCATCCGTTCTTTGTAGGCTGCCAGTTCCATCCGGAACTGAAAAGTACCGTGGAAGCGCCAGCTCCGCTGTTCGTACACTTTATCGCTTCGGCTAAACAGTATGCCGAAGACAAGACGAATAAGGCCAAGATTGCGGAAGAAAAGATCGCACATCAATAA
- a CDS encoding acyl-CoA thioesterase, which yields MTLTPKRAQDSVIQMTELVLPNDTNTFGNLMGGRLMYWMDIAGALATMKHCSAPVVTASVDNISFETPIKLGNVVHIEAKVSRAFSTSMEVHLRVWGEDPVQQYRYKSNEAFMTFVALDPNGKSRLVPQIIPDTEEEKQLYEGAMRRRQLRLILSGKMKPQDAEELRALFL from the coding sequence ATGACATTAACGCCCAAGCGTGCGCAGGACTCGGTGATCCAGATGACGGAACTGGTGCTGCCCAATGACACCAACACTTTCGGTAACCTGATGGGAGGCCGCCTTATGTACTGGATGGACATAGCAGGTGCCCTCGCCACCATGAAACATTGCAGTGCCCCGGTAGTAACCGCTTCCGTAGACAACATCTCTTTTGAGACGCCTATTAAGCTGGGCAATGTAGTACATATTGAAGCGAAGGTTAGCCGGGCCTTTTCCACCTCCATGGAAGTACATCTGCGGGTATGGGGAGAAGATCCTGTACAGCAGTACCGTTACAAATCCAACGAAGCATTCATGACCTTTGTGGCGCTCGACCCGAATGGTAAGTCCAGACTGGTACCTCAGATCATTCCGGATACGGAAGAAGAAAAACAATTGTACGAAGGTGCTATGCGCAGACGTCAGTTGAGGTTGATCCTCAGTGGTAAAATGAAACCACAGGACGCTGAAGAGCTGAGAGCCTTGTTTCTTTAA
- a CDS encoding HD domain-containing protein, with translation MSPNTVETHQLITATEQFVKKELAEAEGGHDWWHIYRVWKLARKIAAREQVDMLVVELSALLHDIADSKFHGGDESVGPRKARTFLESIATPEPVIQHVVDIIVNISFKGGHNNGTFYSPELGVVQDADRLDAIGAIGIARTFNYGGFKNRAIYDPAIPPNLNMTKEQYKHSTAPTINHFYEKLLLLKDRMNTDTGRQLAVERHAFMETFLDKFYQEWEGES, from the coding sequence ATGAGTCCAAACACTGTTGAAACCCATCAGCTGATTACAGCAACGGAACAATTTGTAAAAAAAGAACTGGCAGAAGCGGAAGGTGGTCATGACTGGTGGCATATCTACCGGGTATGGAAACTGGCGCGGAAAATCGCCGCCCGAGAACAGGTAGACATGCTGGTTGTTGAACTCAGCGCGCTGCTGCATGACATTGCAGATTCAAAATTTCATGGTGGTGACGAAAGTGTAGGTCCCCGTAAAGCGAGGACTTTCCTGGAATCAATTGCCACACCCGAGCCGGTTATTCAGCACGTCGTGGATATCATTGTGAATATCTCTTTTAAGGGGGGGCACAATAATGGTACTTTCTATTCTCCTGAACTGGGTGTCGTACAGGATGCTGACCGGCTGGATGCTATCGGTGCCATTGGTATTGCCAGGACGTTTAATTATGGTGGATTCAAGAACCGGGCGATCTATGATCCTGCTATACCACCCAATTTGAACATGACCAAAGAGCAGTACAAGCATAGTACGGCCCCTACAATCAATCACTTTTACGAGAAACTTCTGCTACTAAAAGACAGAATGAACACCGATACAGGACGTCAGCTGGCGGTTGAAAGGCATGCCTTTATGGAGACATTCCTGGATAAATTCTACCAGGAGTGGGAGGGAGAAAGCTGA
- a CDS encoding precorrin-2 dehydrogenase/sirohydrochlorin ferrochelatase family protein has protein sequence MEENHLFPVFFKLSQLHVLVVGGGLIGLEKVNALLENCPSANITVVATSFLPELTELVKDAPNVELIQKPFSCGDMLGKELAIAATGNREVNLYIWEKAKSSRVLINVADTPDLCDFYLGSIVQKGQLKIAISTNGKSPTVAKRLKEVLQEVIPVSINEVLDKLQLIRDRIKGDFTEKVRQLNQITEVLVKKD, from the coding sequence ATGGAAGAAAATCATCTTTTCCCGGTATTTTTTAAGCTGAGCCAGTTGCATGTACTGGTAGTCGGAGGCGGACTTATTGGTCTTGAGAAGGTAAATGCATTGCTGGAGAATTGTCCGTCGGCAAATATTACTGTGGTGGCTACCAGCTTTTTACCGGAACTGACCGAACTAGTGAAAGATGCACCAAACGTGGAGCTGATCCAGAAACCGTTTTCCTGTGGAGACATGCTGGGTAAGGAACTGGCTATTGCAGCTACAGGCAACCGTGAAGTGAACCTGTATATCTGGGAAAAGGCAAAAAGCAGTCGGGTGCTGATCAATGTGGCGGATACGCCGGACCTGTGTGATTTCTATCTGGGCTCTATTGTACAGAAAGGGCAATTGAAAATAGCAATATCTACCAATGGTAAATCCCCTACCGTGGCCAAACGTCTGAAGGAAGTACTGCAGGAAGTCATTCCTGTATCTATCAATGAAGTACTTGATAAATTGCAGTTGATCCGCGATAGGATCAAAGGCGACTTTACAGAAAAAGTAAGGCAATTGAACCAGATAACTGAAGTTCTGGTAAAAAAAGATTAA
- the cobA gene encoding uroporphyrinogen-III C-methyltransferase has translation MQNIHPKLTLVGAGPGDPELITVKGLKAIQQARVILYDALSNNELLEHASSTCLKRFVGKRAGMHVYSQDEINRMIVKYALTYGNVVRLKGGDSFVFGRGQEELAFAQQFNIATEVIPGVTSAISVPGINRIPVTARNVSEGFWVLTGNTQSGSLSRDLAYAVQADTTVVVLMGMGKLDEISAAYVAQGKGNVPAAIIQNGTLPDQKLGIGNVADLKEIALRENLHNPAIIVVGEVVRFHESFQAVQEKIAEQLKIAV, from the coding sequence ATGCAGAATATACATCCGAAACTGACACTGGTAGGCGCAGGACCTGGCGATCCGGAACTGATCACCGTAAAAGGTCTGAAGGCAATTCAGCAGGCCAGAGTGATCCTGTATGATGCGCTTTCAAATAACGAGCTGCTTGAGCATGCATCCAGCACTTGTCTGAAGCGTTTTGTGGGTAAACGTGCGGGTATGCATGTGTACTCTCAGGATGAGATCAACCGCATGATTGTGAAATATGCACTGACCTATGGTAATGTAGTCCGCCTTAAAGGAGGAGACTCTTTCGTATTTGGCCGGGGCCAGGAAGAACTGGCCTTTGCACAGCAATTTAACATAGCTACGGAAGTGATACCAGGAGTAACCAGCGCGATCTCTGTGCCGGGTATTAACAGAATACCTGTTACGGCACGGAATGTGAGCGAAGGTTTCTGGGTCCTGACAGGTAACACGCAGAGTGGGAGCTTATCCCGTGACCTGGCCTATGCTGTTCAGGCAGATACCACGGTGGTAGTACTCATGGGAATGGGCAAACTGGATGAGATCTCAGCAGCATATGTGGCGCAGGGAAAGGGCAATGTTCCGGCAGCGATTATTCAGAATGGTACGCTACCCGATCAGAAGTTGGGTATCGGAAATGTGGCTGATCTGAAGGAAATTGCCCTGCGTGAAAATCTGCATAACCCGGCTATTATTGTGGTGGGTGAGGTGGTGAGATTCCATGAATCTTTCCAGGCAGTGCAGGAAAAGATCGCAGAACAACTCAAAATTGCAGTATAA